From one Pagrus major chromosome 21, Pma_NU_1.0 genomic stretch:
- the nsun4 gene encoding 5-methylcytosine rRNA methyltransferase NSUN4 gives MMALLLDTRLLLRKVKDLRCFTPKRNRVKEKWAATRAKYPPTILALQHFDATYGIQLGQLWPSVRVALLSERKYGALFNNFSHGAVLADLEAQGCRDFTRDTDTEAQPGPEQESKVVAEGESSYVSMKKSDADGQQLSPLQLSPHIKCLVFPRGDITRFKPAKPDMLGLLGYYLMDAASVLPCLALDVQEGHNVLDLCAAPGGKSLALLQSQCIGFLCVNDSSVSRTTRLKKVLHSYVPKQLLTDEKLRITSFDGTKWGEIERNTFDRVLVDVPCTTDRHSLMEDDNNIFSRSRTGERRKLPQLQVELLLAGIQAACPGGEIVYSTCTLSQNQNMSVVEQAVHLARENHNIHLQVVDVRPFTHMFRKTFHFAPDLPLGEMVIPHLAANFGPIYMCKLRRLT, from the exons ATGATGGCGCTGCTCTTGGACACCAGACTTCTGTTGAGAAAAGTGAAAGATTTAAGGTGTTTTACGCCGAAAAGAAACCGAGTGAAAGAAAAGTGG GCTGCTACACGTGCCAAGTACCCTCCCACCATTCTAGCCCTGCAGCACTTTGACGCCACCTATGGCATCCAGCTGGGGCAGCTGTGGCCATCGGTCCGAGTTGCcctgctgtcagagaggaaataCGGAGCCCTGTTCAATAATTTCTCCCATGGTGCTGTTCTGGCAGACTTGGAAGCCCAGGGATGCAGAGACTTCACCAGAGACACAGATACAGAGG CTCAGCCAGGCCCGGAGCAAGAATCTAAGGTAGTCGCAGAGGGTGAATCCAGCTATGTTTCTATGAAGAAATCTGACGCTGATGGTCAGCAGctgtctcctctgcagctcAGCCCTCACATCAAGTGCTTAGTGTTTCCAAGAGGAGACATCACAAGATTCAAGCCTGCCAA ACCAGACATGTTGGGGTTGTTGGGTTACTACCTGATGGATGCAGCGTCTGTGCTGCCATGTCTTGCACTGGACGTCCAAGAAGGTCACAATGTGCTTGACCTGTGTGCAGCTCCAGGAGGCAAAAGCCTGGCTTTACTCCAGTCCCAGTGTATAG gttttttgtgtgtgaatgactcCTCGGTGTCTCGGACAACGCGACTGAAAAAAGTCCTACACAGCTACGTTCCTAAGCAGCTTTTGACTGACGAGAAACTACGCATCACCTCCTTTGATGGCACCAAGTGGGGGGAAATCGAGAGGAACACTTTTGACAGA GTCCTTGTTGACGTCCCCTGCACTACAGACAGACATTCACTCATGGAAGACGACAACAATATATTCAGCAGGAGCAGGACCGGTGAGAGGCGAAAGCTGCCACAGCTAcaggtggagctgctgct GGCAGGAATCCAAGCAGCTTGTCCAGGTGGGGAGATAGTTTACTCCACGTGCACACTTTCTCAAAACCAGAACATGAGTGTGGTGGAACAGGCCGTCCACTTGGCTCGAGAGAACCACAATATCCACCTTCAG GTGGTTGACGTGCGACCCTTCACACACATGTTTAGGAAAACCTTTCACTTCGCTCCAGACCTCCCTCTGGGTGAGATGGTCATCCCGCACTTAGCCGCTAACTTTGGCCCCATCTACATGTGCAAGCTAAGGAGGCTAACATAG
- the LOC141017451 gene encoding cytochrome b-c1 complex subunit 6, mitochondrial-like → MVFERKMLTYDDPDDEEEDAPEEEEEAAEEEEEEEEDEEDMVDPLETIRVKCEQTEHCVHTRERLEVCEARVGSRSQTAEDCTEELFDFLHARDHCVAHKLFHNVK, encoded by the exons ATGGTTTTCGAGAGGAAGATGCTCACATACGACGACCCCGACGACGAG GAGGAGGATGCccctgaggaagaagaggaggcagcagaagaggaggaggaagaagaagaggatgaggaagacATGGTG GACCCTTTAGAAACGATACGAGTCAAGTGTGAGCAGACTGAACACTGTGTGCACACCAGGGAGCGTCTGGAGGTCTGTGAGGCCCGCGTCGGCTCCAGATCCCAGACTGCGGAGGACTGTACAGAAGAACTCTTTGACTTCCTGCATGCACGGGAccattgt GTTGCACACAAGCTCTTCCACAACGTGAAATGA